In one Aeromicrobium erythreum genomic region, the following are encoded:
- the sucC gene encoding ADP-forming succinate--CoA ligase subunit beta: MDLMEYQAKELFAKHGVATTLGKVVTTADEAKAAAEELGGVTVIKAQVKAGGRGKAGGVKIAKTADEAYEHASNILGMEIKGLTVNRVLVTPATPPVEEYYFSFLLDRSNRSYLCIASVEGGVEIEEVAKTNPEAVRQIPIDAGAGVDEAKARAIVEEAKFPAELADQAVAMVQSLWKVFVEEDATLVEVNPLARLEGDKLEALDGKVSLDDNASEVRHAEHEEFVIHEEADPLEAKAKEKGLNYVKLDGEVGIIGNGAGLVMSTLDVVAYAGEKHGSVKPANFLDIGGGASAQVMADGLDVILGDPQVKSVFVNVFGGITSCDAVANGIKGALELLGDNATKPLVVRLDGNNVDEGRAILNELDHPLVTQVDTMDGAADKAAELANG; the protein is encoded by the coding sequence GTGGATCTGATGGAATACCAGGCGAAGGAGCTCTTCGCCAAGCACGGCGTCGCGACGACGCTCGGCAAGGTCGTCACGACCGCCGACGAGGCCAAGGCTGCCGCCGAGGAGCTCGGCGGCGTCACCGTGATCAAGGCGCAGGTCAAGGCCGGCGGCCGCGGCAAGGCCGGCGGCGTCAAGATCGCCAAGACCGCCGACGAGGCCTACGAGCACGCGTCGAACATCCTCGGCATGGAGATCAAGGGCCTGACGGTCAACCGCGTGCTCGTCACGCCGGCCACGCCCCCGGTCGAGGAGTACTACTTCTCCTTCCTGCTGGACCGCTCGAACCGCAGCTACCTGTGCATCGCGAGCGTCGAGGGTGGTGTGGAGATCGAGGAGGTCGCCAAGACCAACCCCGAGGCCGTCCGCCAGATCCCGATCGACGCCGGTGCCGGTGTCGACGAGGCCAAGGCCCGCGCGATCGTCGAGGAGGCCAAGTTCCCGGCCGAGCTCGCCGACCAGGCCGTCGCCATGGTCCAGTCGCTCTGGAAGGTCTTCGTCGAGGAGGACGCCACCCTCGTCGAGGTCAACCCGCTCGCCCGTCTCGAGGGCGACAAGCTCGAGGCTCTCGACGGCAAGGTGTCGCTCGACGACAACGCCTCGGAGGTGCGCCACGCCGAGCACGAGGAGTTCGTCATCCACGAGGAGGCGGACCCGCTCGAGGCGAAGGCCAAGGAGAAGGGCCTCAACTACGTCAAGCTCGACGGCGAGGTCGGCATCATCGGCAACGGCGCGGGCCTGGTCATGAGCACCCTCGACGTCGTCGCCTACGCCGGCGAGAAGCACGGCTCGGTCAAGCCGGCCAACTTCCTCGACATCGGTGGCGGCGCCTCGGCGCAGGTCATGGCCGACGGTCTCGACGTCATCCTCGGCGACCCGCAGGTCAAGAGCGTGTTCGTCAACGTCTTCGGCGGCATCACGTCGTGCGACGCCGTGGCGAACGGCATCAAGGGCGCGCTCGAGCTGCTGGGCGACAACGCCACCAAGCCGCTCGTGGTCCGTCTCGACGGCAACAACGTCGACGAGGGTCGCGCCATCCTGAACGAGCTGGACCACCCGCTCGTCACCCAGGTGGACACGATGGACGGAGCGGCCGACAAGGCCGCCGAGCTGGCGAACGGCTGA